The Bradyrhizobium sp. CCBAU 53351 genome segment TCGAAGACGTTAATATCGGACCTGCCGCTGTAAACGGTCACCAGAGGCAACATTCGTTCTATGATGACCTGCGGCAGACCTTGAACTAACCATAACTCTCCTACATGTGCGAAGGGAGCGCCTCGCGGTCCATAGCCGCGGCCGGCGGCGCGGTAAAGCTGCGCTTCATTAGCGCGATCGGATGGTCTTAAGCGCTCTCGCCAACCAACAATCCGCGCAGCAAAACGCGGGGCATCCTCCTCCGATGCGCCGATCGCTATGAAGAAACTCGATAGTAGTTCGCGCGGGGCCTGATTGAGATCGAGCCGGGCCGCTTCGGAAACGAATCTGACCGATGCGTTGGCTTGGCCTAGCCGGAAGCTGAAGTGGCCATGCGTAGGTCGATCGCGCTGGTCTGCCACAGCAAGGCGTTGGGTCGCGAGATTAAGGCTGGCTGACACCAATTGATCGGCTTGCAGACGGCGCTCGATCACCGAACTCGACCAGGAAGAACTGCCTATGTAAATCGAATAGATGGACGCAAGTGTCGCGAGTGCAATCAACATCCAGAGGACCGCAATGAGGATAAAGCCCTCCCGCCCCCCAGATAAGTGTCCTTCCTGCGGATTGCAAAATATCATTGTGGCCTCAGGTCCGACGGCTCTCGAGAGAGTCCGCTGCGGGAGCCGTATCGGGACTAGTGTCGGGCTCTCCCGTGCAATCCGTGCTCTTTCCGCTGATGCATAGTGCAGGCGCGTCAACATGAATAAGCGTCGTGGTCGAGATTACCCTCGCCTCCCCAAGGGTGTGATCTTGGACCGTGAGGCGGATGGCGGCCGGCAAGTGGCCGACATTCAGCCAGTTCGCCTTCCACACGCCGCCGGGTCCCGCATAGGCGAACTCGGCCCGATAGGGCGATCGCAGCAGGACGACGGGATTACCAAAGCCAGACGGGTCAATCGCACCTTCAAACAAGACGAAGGGCCTCGAAGAGCGTATGAGGACGAGACCAGTAGGGTCCTTGATTGTTTCGATTTTAACGATCTCGAGGCCCGACTTGGCGTTGGGGCTTGTAACCGTGCGCACAAAAGTGACAGATCCTTCTGTGCCGTTGAACAGCGGCTTTTTGCTTCCGCCGTTGGCGGAAATGAACTGCGATGCCGCAAGATCGGCGGTTAAACGGTCAAGGGCGATGCCAATAAGCTCGGCGCGTTGCGCGCGCGCCAGGCCACGATCCCAGCTGGGTAGCCAATGCGTCGCGATTGTGCTTAGACAAAAAACAACAATCCCCATAAGTACGATCGCCGCGAGAGCTTCGAACAGCGTGAACCCCGCGATACTCGCGCGGTGCAAGGCTTGGGAGAGGTGATCCCGGGCTATCACTGCGACCTCCGGCCCAGACGCGCAGTTTCCAGGGCGAAGCTCGTACCTGCTGAAGATTTAACCTGGATCCGGACCCGTTTCGGCACCCATTGCTGCTTGTCGGACGCTGTCCTGAGCAAGGGCGATATATCGACGCGCCAGACAATGCCGTTGAGTTCACCCGACGTTACGCCCGTGGTTGCGTCGCCGCGCGGCGGCAATGCTGCCGCCAGAGTGCGCGCCGTCTCCACCAAGACCATGCGATCATCAATCCTCCGCGCGCCTTTTATGCTGGTCGACATGAGCGAGCCGATCGCCGCCAGCATGGCGGTGGCGATCGCGAGAGCGGCCAATGCCTCGACGATCGTAAACCCCGCGACGCTGCGGGAGGCATTACACAGCCGGAACGCGCACAATCTCGATTCCCCCCGTAAGCCAATTCACACGAACTTCGTAGACAGTATTCAGACGCGAGAGTCTAAGCGTGCCACCGCACGAGAACCCGCTCGGGAAAAAACTTATGGTCGAAAGGGCGGGTCGTCCTTCGCAATCCCGTGGCAATAGTGCGTCCAGCGTCACATCGTCCGGTACCACGAGAACGCTGCCGTTCGAACCTGATTGCAGGCGCCGGGTGCTCGCGTCGATTCTGGTCAGCACGCGCATCCCGCTCTTAACTGCCGCGTTCCGGTCGATCTTCAATAGGGAC includes the following:
- a CDS encoding general secretion pathway protein GspK, with the translated sequence MLIALATLASIYSIYIGSSSWSSSVIERRLQADQLVSASLNLATQRLAVADQRDRPTHGHFSFRLGQANASVRFVSEAARLDLNQAPRELLSSFFIAIGASEEDAPRFAARIVGWRERLRPSDRANEAQLYRAAGRGYGPRGAPFAHVGELWLVQGLPQVIIERMLPLVTVYSGRSDINVFDAPPELVAALPGMTLDRLNGFLGQRQLVAPSKDALVRLLGSDQTAATADASDAFRLDIKIGGAGGWNSCAEAVILLQGPDDPFHILAWDDSLRGDCRQGMATANPP
- a CDS encoding general secretion pathway protein GspJ — translated: MIARDHLSQALHRASIAGFTLFEALAAIVLMGIVVFCLSTIATHWLPSWDRGLARAQRAELIGIALDRLTADLAASQFISANGGSKKPLFNGTEGSVTFVRTVTSPNAKSGLEIVKIETIKDPTGLVLIRSSRPFVLFEGAIDPSGFGNPVVLLRSPYRAEFAYAGPGGVWKANWLNVGHLPAAIRLTVQDHTLGEARVISTTTLIHVDAPALCISGKSTDCTGEPDTSPDTAPAADSLESRRT
- a CDS encoding general secretion pathway protein GspI; translation: MCAFRLCNASRSVAGFTIVEALAALAIATAMLAAIGSLMSTSIKGARRIDDRMVLVETARTLAAALPPRGDATTGVTSGELNGIVWRVDISPLLRTASDKQQWVPKRVRIQVKSSAGTSFALETARLGRRSQ
- a CDS encoding GspH/FimT family pseudopilin → MFTGRPVGTPSLRSCPTGLTGMRAVRILPPISRQTAMRNSPEAQNGFTLLEMVCVLSIVAMLVGILLPRLSPGTSRPRLEASALEIASLLKIDRNAAVKSGMRVLTRIDASTRRLQSGSNGSVLVVPDDVTLDALLPRDCEGRPALSTISFFPSGFSCGGTLRLSRLNTVYEVRVNWLTGGIEIVRVPAV